The Negativicutes bacterium DNA segment TTCTGAATGACCTTGATCTGTTCGCGCAGAAAATACTCGCGCTGGCTCTTAGCCATCACGGTTTGCGTCTGTGCCTGGATATAACTCTCCAGTTCGTAGCGCTGGATCACTCGCTCGATAAAAACACTCAAATCCAGGAGACGCTGCTCCACCGACAGATCAGCCAGCATAATCTGCTTTTCCTGAAAGGAAAACGGCAGATGGGTAGCCAAAAAATCCGCGAACAAACCGGGCGTTTGCATCATACCGGCTTCTCTCAGTAGGCTGGCCGGATATTTTTGGTTCAGCCGTATCAATTGCCGCAGTCGTTCCGTGATCCGCTCCACCAATAAAGTTGACTTTTCATCCATAATATCCAGCTCCGTCTGCTCGGTTGCCTGAGCGCGCAGCACATCTTCTCCGTTTGGCAGATAGGTATGCACCAAACCACGCTGCTGACCTTCCAAAATAACCTGCTTTTGACCGCTGGGCAGGCGGATGATTTGCTTTACGCGGCAGATCGTACCAACCAAAGCCAGTTTATCGGCGTCCACCTGGGCGGCGGTATCATCCGCTTCTTTGCGATAACCCACAATC contains these protein-coding regions:
- a CDS encoding LON peptidase substrate-binding domain-containing protein, with protein sequence MSEAKSYVVLPLEEVVVFPHTMLRLDFMQGKVERDVEDAMARGEQVLIVGYRKEADDTAAQVDADKLALVGTICRVKQIIRLPSGQKQVILEGQQRGLVHTYLPNGEDVLRAQATEQTELDIMDEKSTLLVERITERLRQLIRLNQKYPASLLREAGMMQTPGLFADFLATHLPFSFQEKQIMLADLSVEQRLLDLSVFIERVIQRYELESYIQAQTQTVMAKSQREYFLREQIKVIQ